The following DNA comes from Kluyveromyces lactis strain NRRL Y-1140 chromosome E complete sequence.
TGATTTCTGCATTAAAAGTTTCAGATATTCTCCATCTTGTATTCTAATTCTGTGCCGAAAATGCCATAATCATTAACACCATCTTCCTCTCTGTGTATACCGTTTACCACCTTGCTGTCGGACCGGTTAGAGAGTTTGAAGATGAGTCAATAACATGTTCACCGTCTTTGGCTACTTCTAACATATCATCTACAGATAGGCATACGACGAGTCTCAATGGATCCTTGGCTGTGCACATGCACGGCCCGAATCTGTCTTCGAACAGCTTACATTCTTCGGTGGGGAACTGTTTGATCAGAGCGTACCAAATTTTCCACTTTGTTTTAGACCATTCAAGGACTTATTTATTTTCAGCACCTTATTTCTGATGTTCATGTGAGGTGGTGCTTTGATAGATAGTCCTTTTTTGAGATCTGCAATTAGAGATATTCGGATGAAATGTCGGGTTGAAGGGCAGTCAGATTATGGTCGAATGACATGGCGAGAGCGGACATCAGAGCAGAGTGGTGCACGTATTAGCCTTTTTGTTTAGTGTGATAGGTCTCGAGTGATTGTTGATCGCCTCGCGCAACTCATCTACATTTTTTGGAATTATCTTTTTTACTGCTAAAAATGAATGTCGAGTCTAGAGTTTTCTGTTATGGAATAGAGTAGATGACTGGACCTGCATCTTATGGGACCGAACTAATCCATGTGAAGATACTCAAATGGACGGCATTCTTTTGTGCAGCCTATTCAGGAATTGACATAGTTAATGTTTCTCTTGGGTTTATTTTCGAAGCATTGTTGATATTGGAATGAGCTACAATGGGTCGAATCGATGTCGTCGTCCTTTAATCACTGAATATGGCCTTTCCTAATGGATTTTAACTGACATTTATATGGCCGAACCAGCGATGAGCATTTACCAAAGAGAACTTACTTGGAGTCTCTCTGATTCAGATAGCTGAATTACTCTTATTCGATTTTTCTTGGGCATCCACAAGTTGTTCATCACTTTTACGATTCAAATTGTGAAGTAAACTCTTGTCAAGAACAACAGATATAGTTGACCCTGGTTATTTTAGTTATACGAGTCCCTTGGGTGAAGCCTAAGGTCCGCAGAAGCAAGTTTTGACGGAACGTTTTgtattgtttctttgttatTTTCGTTCCCTTGAAGTATATTGATTGCTGTTGTTAAAACGGTTAATTTTTTGCTTCCTTTCATTAGAACTGTTATTCCATTGTTTACCTTGATGTTTGTTGTACTTACGTTCTGGTTCTTTAGCATCTTTTTTGTCCCAATACGCTGATAATAAGATTCTCATGAGGTTCATGAAGCTTTGGTCCTTTTCACGGTGAAACGTTACTATCACTAATAGATATTCATTATGCAAAACTTCCAGGACCTGAGATGTTAATAACTCATCTAAATCGGAAACTTTAGCTCTTTCTGCTCTTTGATAGAGTTTGGTTGCTCTCTGTGCAAATTTCTCGATCGATTCTCTGTCGCGTAGAGATAATGCTACAATTTCGCGCAGTAAGGTTAgtttatcattttcttctgagATGATTGCCACAGCTTCTAAGAAACAATCTATGAACTCCATGTTATTCTCCAGACACtttttgaaccatttgGGATAGCTGGTGTTGGGAACACATGCCGTATGGATGTTGGCAatgtattcttcttcatcatcttttaAACATTTTCTATACCCATTTCTCCGTGCTGATAAGTTCTCGCCTAGACCCTGTTTGCGCAATATTTCACTAAATTCCCATACCCAATCCTTATAATCATGAGAGTAGAACACTCTCGACAGTGTGAAAGTTGAGTTGGGGTCATGCAAGCAGCTGAATGTGTACCCTAACGGAACTTGGATTTGGTATCCCAAACCAGGTGACATCTGGAAAGGTGGAAAAGGATTTGGATGACCTTGGTTCGTCCCTTCATACATGGCTGGGAACTTGCCTTGGCTCCCGGTGTTTCCTGGAAACTGAGCAGGTTGGTCATGTGATGATGGAAGGGCTGTTCGTTGAGCCGCGTTAATGAATGGTGCAAAATTTGCATCTTGATAGTAATTCATATAtggaaattgttcaaaaaaCTGTGGTGGGTACGGACAATAATAATAGCCGTTTGGAATGGGTGGAACATTGGCAGGAGAGTTGATCTGAGTATTCTGATTGCCGGTTGTGGCAATAGAGTCGTTAGCGCCGCTACCATGTTTGACTGGATTATGATCAGATTTGGTAGTTCTCATGTCAATAGATGCCATGTTGGCTCGAGGCTGATAATGCTATTGGACAATTGAATTGGTGGTCGGTATATTAGCTTCAACTAACTGAGTGATATGAACCAAGATGTATCACatacttatatatattgtaGAAAACTATTGGTGAAACCTTCTGTCACGCAATCATATCtcgaattcttcaatttttcagcCTTTTGATGATGTTTCTGCCTTGTATTTCTCAAATAGGGAGGATGAACGAGATTTTTTAACTTGTATGACTTTTATGTTTTCGAAATTAAAACCAAGATTTGAGATggaaaaatgaaaaggaTGGAAATAAGTTCGGACAAGC
Coding sequences within:
- a CDS encoding uncharacterized protein (Retrotransposon Gag gene) yields the protein MASIDMRTTKSDHNPVKHGSGANDSIATTGNQNTQINSPANVPPIPNGYYYCPYPPQFFEQFPYMNYYQDANFAPFINAAQRTALPSSHDQPAQFPGNTGSQGKFPAMYEGTNQGHPNPFPPFQMSPGLGYQIQVPLGYTFSCLHDPNSTFTLSRVFYSHDYKDWVWEFSEILRKQGLGENLSARRNGYRKCLKDDEEEYIANIHTACVPNTSYPKWFKKCLENNMEFIDCFLEAVAIISEENDKLTLLREIVALSLRDRESIEKFAQRATKLYQRAERAKVSDLDELLTSQVLEVLHNEYLLVIVTFHREKDQSFMNLMRILLSAYWDKKDAKEPERKYNKHQGKQWNNSSNERKQKINRFNNSNQYTSRERK